One stretch of Periplaneta americana isolate PAMFEO1 chromosome 1, P.americana_PAMFEO1_priV1, whole genome shotgun sequence DNA includes these proteins:
- the LOC138695639 gene encoding gastrula zinc finger protein XlCGF57.1-like codes for MDLDLNTLCRLCARKCEDMQNIFQENTFETEIYGDVSKDLSGMLPLKIETVTSIKVEAGDGLPAHICNECVAHLNSALIFKEKCLTADSILKHLLNSAQEAQARKNDMAQQTEKDKREELLNTNCAQLSDQSTNQDSAQGSGKSDAGSEQADQNNSSVENSAVMGEPQDLSSSVVKNGSDIEGKDNNVDNPDNDERQFTCPPCGKKYLLSAAFRKHLSLKHGMDDKNIEELVVKHNGGNKRTVKPADKKTCLCNVCGKQVNSVQFKQHIRSHEQNFQHLCTYCGKKYLTKFRLTQHIRVHTGEKPFACNICNKRFHEKSLLRSHQRRYLKQRPLKCTVCEKRFTNRSHLNTHLMIHTGEKPFRCSICFMEFRSNNHLKRHFKLHSGEKSYSCSICGKAFIQKSNYVQHLAVHREDKPFKCTECGKGFSYKCSLKMHVEVHRKKSSEQITNVTQPSNIQTLQGHGTC; via the exons atggatttggatttgaataCCTTGTGTCGCTTGTGTGCTAGAAAGTGTGAGGACATGCAGAACATTTTCCAGGAGAATACATTTGAAACTGAGATTTATGGCGACGTCAGTAAAGATTTATCTGGGATGTTGCCACTTAAAATAGAAACTGTGACTTCGATCAAG GTGGAAGCAGGGGATGGCCTGCCAGCGCATATATGCAACGAGTGTGTTGCCCATCTAAACAGTGCCCTTATTTTCAAGGAGAAGTGTCTCACggctgattcaatattaaaacatTTACTAAATAGTGCG CAAGAAGCACAAGCCAGAAAGAACGATATGGCACAACAAACTGAAAAAGACAAGAGAGAAGAACTACTCAACACAAACTGTGCACAATTAAGTGATCA GAGTACAAACCAAGACAGTGCCCAGGGAAGTGGGAAGAGTGACGCAGGTTCCGAACAAGCAGACCAGAATAACTCATCTGTTGAAAATAGTGCAGTCATGGGAGAACCACAAGATCTCTCATCGAGTGTTGTGAAAAATGGCTCTGACATAGAGGGAAAAGATAACAATGTAGACAATCCTGACAATGACGAAAGACAGTTCACCTGCCCTCCATGTGGGAAGAAGTATTTGTTATCAGCTGCATTTAGGAAACACTTGAGTTTGAAACACGGAATGGATGACAAGAACATAGAAGAGTTGGTTGTGAAACACAATGGTGGTAATAAAAGGACCGTTAAACCAGCAGATAAGAAAACCTGTTTATGTAATGTGTGTGGTAAACAAGTGAACAGCGTTCAATTTAAGCAACATATTCGGAGTCATGAACAAAATTTTCAGCATTTGTGCACGTACTGCGGAAAAAAATATCTTACCAAGTTTCGTTTGACCCAGCATATTAGAGTTCATACGGGTGAGAAGCCATTTGCTTGTAATATTTGCAACAAACGTTTTCACGAGAAGTCACTACTCCGTTCCCATCAGAGACGTTACTTAAAACAGCGACCACTGAAGTGCACCGTTTGCGAAAAACGTTTTACAAACAGATCGCATCTCAACACTCATCTCATGATCCATACCGGTGAAAAGCCTTTTCGTTGTTCCATATGTTTTATGGAATTCAGATCAAATAACCATTTGAAACGACATTTCAAATTGCATTCGGGAGAGAAGTCGTATTCTTGTAGTATATGTGGCAAGGCCTTCATACAGAAAAGTAATTATGTACAGCATCTCGCAGTGCATAGAGAGGACAAACCATTCAAGTGTACTGAATGCGGAAAAGGATTTTCTTACAAATGTAGCCTGAAGATGCACGTGGAAGTACACAGAAAAAAGTCTTCTGAACAGATAACTAACGTAACCCAACCTTCAAATATCCAAACTCTACAGGGTCATGGTACTTGTTGA